In the genome of Gemmatimonadaceae bacterium, one region contains:
- a CDS encoding S41 family peptidase, translating to MPEVLPDAPRPPRRRVRGIVAAVVFVGLLSLGGWWAGRDLTAAAQPSRSPLGGARLFDQVVAAVSRKYVDSIGPDSIYAKAVTGMLRELQDPYTTFLTDERMRRLNEQISGTYAGIGIQVDIRDGWPVVIEPVLGGPSEQAGVMAGDRIVMVGKESTRNWTRDETSRALRGAPGSTVTFTVERGDQRQTFTLTRDKVHLRAVQRIALLPNGVGYVDVNVFSAETAAEVSNAVDSLVKLGARSLALDLRGNPGGLLEQGVGVAELFLDRGQSIVQLRGRPGSAPQVFTDSQPQRWPTLPLAVLVDRSSASASEIVAGALQDHDRAVVLGVTSFGKGSAQNVYPLTSGGGLRLTIARWYTPVGRSINRPPAHDRDEEPDTGKLTVPDTIKPRFRTDNGRTVFGGGGITPDVIVGDTVTPAPVQALARAMGKHVGEYRDAISTEAQKLKRTLKGPGDPVTPAMLDAVFADLVARKVAPPRAIFDAATPWISRSLGYEMTRIAFGADAEFLRRTQDDLALQRAVQVLQGARTPRDVFGGLERRTVSVPTTP from the coding sequence ATGCCTGAAGTGCTTCCCGACGCCCCACGTCCGCCGCGCCGTCGCGTGCGGGGCATCGTGGCCGCGGTCGTGTTTGTGGGCCTGCTGTCGCTCGGCGGCTGGTGGGCCGGTCGTGATCTCACGGCGGCGGCCCAGCCGTCGCGTTCGCCCCTGGGTGGCGCGCGCCTGTTCGATCAGGTCGTCGCGGCCGTGTCGCGCAAATACGTCGATTCGATCGGTCCCGACTCGATCTACGCGAAGGCGGTGACCGGCATGCTGCGCGAGCTGCAGGACCCGTACACCACGTTCCTCACCGACGAGCGCATGCGTCGCCTGAACGAGCAGATCAGCGGCACATACGCCGGGATCGGCATTCAGGTGGATATTCGCGACGGCTGGCCGGTCGTGATCGAACCGGTGCTGGGCGGACCGTCCGAGCAGGCCGGGGTCATGGCCGGCGATCGCATCGTGATGGTGGGCAAGGAGAGTACGCGCAATTGGACGCGCGATGAAACCTCGCGCGCGCTGCGTGGCGCGCCCGGCAGCACGGTGACCTTCACCGTGGAGCGCGGCGATCAGCGCCAGACGTTCACGCTCACGCGCGACAAGGTGCATCTGCGCGCGGTGCAGCGCATCGCGCTGCTGCCGAACGGTGTGGGCTACGTGGACGTGAACGTCTTCAGCGCCGAGACGGCCGCGGAAGTGAGCAACGCGGTGGATTCGCTCGTGAAGCTGGGCGCGCGCTCGCTCGCGCTCGATCTGCGTGGCAATCCCGGCGGATTGCTGGAGCAGGGCGTGGGCGTGGCCGAGCTCTTCCTCGATCGCGGGCAGAGCATCGTGCAGCTGCGCGGTCGCCCGGGGTCGGCGCCGCAGGTCTTCACGGATTCCCAGCCGCAGCGCTGGCCCACGCTGCCCCTGGCGGTGCTGGTCGATCGCTCCAGCGCGAGCGCCAGCGAGATCGTGGCCGGTGCGTTGCAGGATCACGACCGCGCGGTGGTGCTGGGTGTCACGAGCTTCGGGAAGGGCAGTGCACAGAACGTGTATCCGCTCACGTCGGGCGGTGGCCTGCGGCTGACCATCGCCCGCTGGTACACGCCGGTGGGGCGCAGCATCAATCGCCCGCCGGCGCACGATCGCGATGAGGAGCCGGACACCGGCAAGCTCACAGTGCCCGACACGATCAAGCCGCGCTTCCGCACCGACAACGGCCGCACGGTCTTTGGCGGCGGCGGGATTACGCCCGATGTGATCGTGGGCGACACCGTCACGCCGGCACCGGTGCAGGCGCTCGCGCGCGCCATGGGCAAGCATGTTGGGGAGTATCGCGACGCGATCTCGACCGAAGCCCAGAAGCTCAAGCGCACGCTCAAGGGGCCCGGCGATCCGGTGACGCCGGCGATGCTCGACGCAGTCTTTGCCGACCTGGTCGCCCGGAAGGTTGCTCCGCCGCGCGCGATTTTCGACGCGGCCACGCCGTGGATCTCGCGCTCGCTCGGTTACGAAATGACGCGCATCGCGTTCGGCGCCGACGCCGAGTTCCTGCGCCGCACGCAGGACGACCTCGCCCTCCAGCGCGCCGTGCAGGTGCTGCAGGGGGCGCGTACCCCTCGCGATGTGTTCGGCGGTCTCGAGCGCCGCACGGTGAGCGTGCCGACGACGCCCTGA
- the tmk gene encoding dTMP kinase gives MTDTVGSPRRGLFLALEGGEGVGKTTQWEKLTAMLHALGHEVVPVREPGGTSAGDAIRKLLLDPQSQLAPEAEALLFAASRAQLVREVIEPALASGAIVLVDRFLLSTYAYQGAGRGLPIEALRAANAVATGGLAPDLTLLLSVPLDVAMARMQARGAADRLEREDAAFHTRVRDAFTAALEPAWQQQHPEIGPVVDVSAHVDPDAVTTRCVEVLVKRWPERFALAATALLDDPYA, from the coding sequence ATGACGGACACGGTGGGGAGCCCGCGTCGCGGCCTCTTTCTCGCGCTTGAAGGCGGGGAAGGCGTCGGCAAGACGACGCAGTGGGAGAAGCTCACGGCCATGTTGCACGCGCTCGGGCATGAGGTCGTGCCCGTGCGCGAGCCGGGTGGCACGTCGGCGGGCGACGCCATCCGCAAACTGCTGCTCGACCCGCAGTCGCAGCTGGCGCCGGAGGCCGAGGCGCTGCTCTTCGCGGCGTCGCGCGCGCAGCTGGTACGCGAAGTGATCGAGCCGGCGCTGGCGAGCGGTGCGATCGTGCTGGTCGATCGCTTCCTGCTCTCCACGTATGCGTATCAGGGCGCCGGCCGCGGGCTGCCGATCGAGGCGCTGCGTGCGGCGAACGCAGTCGCGACCGGTGGGTTGGCGCCGGATCTCACGCTCTTGCTCTCCGTGCCGCTGGATGTGGCCATGGCCCGCATGCAGGCGCGCGGTGCGGCCGATCGGCTCGAGCGTGAAGACGCCGCCTTTCACACGCGCGTGCGCGACGCCTTCACGGCCGCGCTCGAACCCGCGTGGCAACAACAGCATCCTGAGATTGGCCCGGTGGTCGATGTCAGCGCGCACGTGGACCCCGACGCCGTGACGACGCGGTGCGTGGAGGTCCTGGTCAAGCGCTGGCCGGAACGCTTTGCCCTGGCCGCCACGGCCCTGCTGGACGATCCCTATGCCTGA
- a CDS encoding YlbF family regulator, with product MLEDKAKDLGRTIGQSDEYKAVKRSSEALNNDREATQVLRQMEAIRTSAQQLIDRGEEPTPEMEQQLDALLQQVQVNPAYQAAISAQDNFDKLMLRVNQWIADGIRQGATSPIILA from the coding sequence ATGCTGGAAGACAAGGCGAAGGACCTCGGCCGCACGATCGGCCAGAGTGATGAATACAAGGCCGTGAAGCGCTCGAGCGAGGCGCTCAACAACGATCGCGAGGCCACGCAGGTGTTGCGGCAGATGGAAGCCATCCGCACCAGCGCGCAGCAGCTGATCGACCGGGGCGAGGAGCCGACGCCGGAGATGGAGCAGCAGCTTGACGCGCTCCTGCAGCAGGTGCAGGTGAACCCGGCGTATCAGGCCGCGATCTCGGCGCAGGACAACTTCGACAAGCTCATGCTGCGCGTGAACCAGTGGATTGCCGACGGCATCCGCCAGGGCGCGACGAGCCCGATCATTCTCGCCTGA
- the prmC gene encoding peptide chain release factor N(5)-glutamine methyltransferase: protein MPDAPLGVLPMRALVQAVSTTLAAAERLEPEVRADALREAQLLVAGVLDVAPGDVLRRSALGDQLTADEVQAVQRAAARRGQGEPLAYCVGRAAFRDLVLAVDARVLIPRPETEIVVEEALRVTAGTPGGVAVDIGTGSGAIALALATEGRFTRVIATDVSQDALAVAQANAEAVAPATPVEFRAGADLAPVATLKPGGAGARVIVSNPPYIAYTEAPALPASVRAWEPPVALFADRDGMARYEALLAGAPAVLEPGGWLVLELDATRAVRTADLARAQGYDEVRLVRDLAGRDRVLVARWTS from the coding sequence GTGCCTGACGCACCGCTCGGCGTGCTGCCGATGCGGGCGCTGGTGCAGGCCGTGTCGACCACGTTGGCGGCAGCGGAGCGACTGGAGCCCGAGGTGCGCGCCGATGCCCTGCGCGAAGCGCAGCTGCTGGTGGCCGGCGTGCTCGATGTGGCGCCCGGCGACGTGCTCCGCCGGAGTGCGCTCGGGGACCAGCTCACGGCCGACGAGGTTCAGGCGGTGCAGCGGGCTGCCGCACGGCGGGGGCAGGGGGAGCCGCTCGCCTACTGCGTCGGACGGGCGGCCTTCCGCGATCTGGTGCTGGCGGTGGACGCGCGCGTGCTCATTCCGCGACCGGAGACGGAGATCGTGGTGGAGGAGGCGCTGCGGGTCACCGCCGGCACACCGGGCGGCGTGGCCGTAGACATCGGGACCGGGTCCGGGGCGATTGCCCTCGCGCTGGCGACCGAGGGACGCTTTACTCGGGTGATTGCCACCGACGTGTCGCAGGACGCGCTGGCGGTGGCGCAGGCCAACGCGGAGGCCGTGGCGCCGGCGACGCCGGTCGAGTTCCGCGCGGGTGCCGATCTGGCCCCCGTGGCCACCCTGAAACCGGGCGGGGCCGGGGCCCGTGTGATTGTCTCGAACCCGCCATACATTGCCTATACCGAGGCGCCCGCCCTGCCGGCGAGCGTCCGGGCGTGGGAACCGCCGGTGGCGCTGTTCGCCGACCGGGACGGCATGGCGCGTTATGAGGCTCTTCTGGCCGGCGCGCCGGCCGTCCTGGAGCCGGGTGGGTGGCTGGTGCTGGAACTCGACGCCACCCGCGCCGTGCGTACCGCCGATCTGGCGCGCGCACAGGGGTACGACGAGGTGCGACTCGTGCGGGATCTGGCGGGTCGCGACCGGGTGCTGGTCGCCCGGTGGACATCCTGA
- the prfA gene encoding peptide chain release factor 1 produces MLSHLRDRMAEALTRATEVEQLLADPETTKDAPRLAELGREHHRLAQVVAKVQRLHKAEQELADAKDLANGDDPDFAAEAKAEVERLEAECVTLEKELLPLLIPRDPLDDRPAIVEIRAGTGGDEAGLFAGDLARMYSRFIERRGWKIEPISYSEGSLGGIKESVFKVTGDGVFGVLRWESGVHRVQRVPATETQGRIHTSAATVAVLPEAEELDLKIEDKDLRIDVFRSSGPGGQSVNTTDSAVRITHIPTGIVVSQQDQKSQLQNKIKAMQVLRARLLDLRLAEQEAERSRMRKSQVSTGDRSAKIRTYNFPQGRVTDHRVGVTLYDIDRVMNGDLTEFLDALALANAEEKLSA; encoded by the coding sequence ATGCTGAGCCACCTTCGCGACCGTATGGCCGAGGCGCTGACACGCGCCACCGAAGTGGAGCAGCTGCTGGCCGATCCCGAGACGACGAAGGACGCCCCGCGGCTGGCTGAACTCGGTCGCGAGCACCATCGCCTCGCGCAGGTCGTGGCCAAGGTCCAGCGCCTGCACAAAGCCGAGCAGGAGTTGGCCGATGCGAAAGACCTCGCGAACGGCGATGACCCCGATTTCGCGGCGGAAGCGAAAGCGGAGGTCGAACGACTCGAGGCCGAGTGCGTAACGCTCGAGAAGGAGCTCCTGCCGCTTCTCATTCCGCGCGATCCCCTTGATGATCGCCCGGCCATCGTGGAAATCCGCGCCGGCACCGGTGGCGATGAAGCCGGCCTCTTCGCCGGCGATCTGGCGCGCATGTACTCCCGCTTCATCGAACGCCGCGGCTGGAAGATCGAGCCCATCTCGTATTCCGAAGGCAGCCTGGGCGGCATCAAGGAGTCGGTCTTCAAGGTCACCGGCGACGGCGTCTTTGGCGTGCTGCGCTGGGAATCGGGCGTGCATCGCGTGCAGCGCGTCCCGGCCACCGAAACGCAGGGGCGTATTCACACCTCGGCGGCCACCGTGGCGGTACTCCCGGAGGCGGAAGAGCTCGATCTCAAGATCGAAGACAAGGACCTGCGCATCGATGTCTTCCGCTCGTCGGGCCCCGGCGGCCAGAGCGTGAATACCACCGACTCGGCCGTGCGCATCACGCACATTCCCACCGGCATCGTGGTGTCGCAGCAGGACCAGAAGTCGCAGCTGCAGAACAAGATCAAGGCGATGCAGGTGCTGCGCGCCCGCCTGCTCGACTTGCGACTGGCCGAGCAGGAAGCCGAGCGCTCGCGCATGCGCAAATCGCAGGTCAGCACCGGCGACCGGTCGGCCAAGATCCGCACGTACAACTTCCCGCAGGGGCGCGTGACGGATCATCGCGTCGGCGTGACGTTGTACGACATCGATCGCGTGATGAATGGTGATCTCACCGAATTCCTCGACGCCCTCGCGCTCGCGAACGCCGAAGAGAAACTCAGTGCCTGA
- a CDS encoding Crp/Fnr family transcriptional regulator — MSVSLDRITDFLQTVPLFRELDRPSVRGFAELTREQRFAKNSMIVTEGDAGDALFVVRAGEVKVVLVGDDGREVILNVLTVGDHFGELALIDGRPRSAHVVATQPSILLVLRRADFRRQVEQNPQVAWMLMVELSRRLRQADGTIGSLVLLDVPGRVAKVLLEHATPGEPATLVKQLTHQTMAHMIGASRETVSRAMAEFQEKGLISVQRRVVTITNRQALEARARPKL, encoded by the coding sequence ATGAGCGTGTCGCTCGACCGTATTACCGACTTCCTGCAGACGGTCCCGCTCTTCCGGGAACTGGACCGTCCGTCCGTGCGTGGCTTCGCCGAGCTGACGCGCGAGCAGCGCTTTGCGAAGAACTCGATGATCGTCACCGAGGGCGACGCCGGGGATGCGCTGTTCGTGGTGCGCGCGGGTGAGGTGAAGGTGGTACTCGTGGGCGACGACGGCCGCGAGGTCATTCTCAACGTGCTGACCGTTGGTGATCACTTTGGCGAGCTCGCGCTGATCGACGGGCGCCCGCGCTCGGCGCACGTGGTCGCCACACAGCCGTCCATCCTGCTGGTACTGCGCCGGGCCGATTTCCGCCGCCAGGTGGAGCAGAATCCGCAGGTCGCGTGGATGCTCATGGTGGAGCTCTCGCGCCGCCTGCGGCAGGCCGACGGCACCATCGGCAGCCTGGTGCTGCTCGATGTGCCGGGGCGTGTGGCCAAGGTGCTGCTTGAACATGCGACGCCGGGTGAACCGGCCACGCTGGTGAAGCAGCTCACGCACCAGACGATGGCCCACATGATCGGCGCCAGCCGCGAGACGGTCTCGCGCGCGATGGCGGAGTTCCAGGAGAAAGGATTGATCTCGGTGCAACGGCGCGTCGTGACGATCACCAACCGACAGGCGCTCGAAGCGCGCGCCCGTCCGAAACTCTGA
- a CDS encoding sigma-70 family RNA polymerase sigma factor: protein MTIPSLSERARPVPALMPDLVALRQGEPDALAACYYAHAGRLLQVLERFTNSRADAEDVVHDVFVKLPELVRRYDERGQFSGWITRLAIRAALMRGRRDRRMLQLDDARETAVDDEVRDVIALRTAHDAIAALPETLRHVLVLRVMLDLPHAEIAALLGISVGTSEVRLHRAIKQLRASVGGSHE from the coding sequence GTGACCATCCCTTCCCTGTCTGAGCGCGCGCGGCCCGTGCCGGCGCTGATGCCTGATCTGGTGGCCCTGCGCCAGGGCGAACCGGACGCATTGGCAGCGTGCTACTACGCCCATGCCGGACGGCTGCTGCAGGTGCTCGAGCGCTTCACCAACTCGCGCGCGGATGCGGAAGACGTCGTGCATGATGTCTTCGTGAAGCTGCCCGAGCTGGTGCGGCGCTACGATGAGCGTGGGCAGTTCAGTGGATGGATCACGCGGCTCGCCATTCGCGCGGCGCTGATGCGCGGGCGGCGCGACCGGCGGATGCTCCAGCTCGACGACGCGCGCGAGACCGCGGTCGACGACGAGGTGCGCGATGTGATCGCCCTGCGCACGGCGCACGACGCGATCGCCGCGCTGCCGGAAACGCTGCGGCATGTGCTGGTGCTGCGCGTGATGCTCGACCTGCCTCACGCCGAGATTGCGGCGCTGCTCGGCATCAGCGTGGGCACCTCGGAGGTGCGCCTGCACCGGGCCATCAAGCAACTGCGCGCGAGCGTAGGAGGCTCGCATGAGTGA
- a CDS encoding hydantoinase B/oxoprolinase family protein, with amino-acid sequence MDGALPVHALSGGVSDAPGREVRAGVGTVSALPTPAFDALELSVFSQGVAMLAEEMGGLLERSSISPNIRERRDASCAIFDAAGRMVAQAAHIPVHLGAMPESVAAVRAVGVRAGDVFLLNDPSAGGSHLPDLTMVEVIAHPDDASQIIGYAAVRAHHADVGGMSPGSMPFGATELFQEGIIVPPVRLETAAGPNDDVMRLVLANVRTPGEREGDLRAQRAACASGARGWQQLYRRMGAETLGAAVDALLDYTERRVRARLALLEGAEGSAADALEGDGVVDAPIPVVVQARIADKTLHLDLTGTSGAVRGNVNAPPAVARAAAVFVLRVLCDDDVPVNDGVARALQMIIPDDCVANAKRPSAVAAGNVELSNRITDVVFAALAQAAARAGHSDLVIPAAGQGTMNNVTLGAPGWSFYETLGGGQGASARGPGPDAVHVGMSNTRNTPVESLERAYPLRITEYSVRRGTGGVGTHRGGDGVVRRYQALVPCTATLLTERRTMAPPGANGGGDGAPGRNLLNGALLPAKTRLPMAPGDVLTIETPGGGGWGAA; translated from the coding sequence ATGGATGGTGCGCTGCCAGTTCACGCTCTTTCAGGCGGGGTTTCCGACGCCCCCGGGCGTGAAGTACGCGCCGGAGTCGGCACCGTGAGCGCGCTGCCAACGCCGGCGTTTGATGCGCTGGAACTCAGCGTGTTTTCGCAGGGCGTCGCGATGCTCGCCGAGGAGATGGGCGGGTTGCTCGAGCGCAGCAGTATCTCGCCCAACATCCGCGAGCGGCGTGACGCCAGCTGTGCGATCTTCGACGCCGCCGGGCGGATGGTCGCGCAGGCCGCACACATTCCGGTGCATCTGGGTGCGATGCCGGAGAGCGTCGCCGCGGTGCGGGCCGTTGGGGTGCGTGCGGGCGATGTATTCCTGCTGAACGATCCGTCCGCCGGTGGGTCGCATCTGCCGGACCTCACGATGGTGGAGGTCATCGCGCACCCCGATGACGCCTCGCAGATCATCGGCTACGCCGCGGTTCGCGCGCATCACGCAGATGTGGGAGGCATGAGCCCTGGCTCGATGCCCTTCGGCGCGACGGAGCTCTTTCAGGAAGGGATCATCGTGCCGCCGGTGCGTCTCGAAACAGCGGCCGGTCCGAACGACGATGTGATGCGGCTGGTGCTCGCCAACGTCCGCACGCCCGGAGAGCGCGAAGGGGACCTGCGCGCGCAGCGGGCGGCCTGCGCCTCCGGCGCGCGCGGCTGGCAGCAGCTCTATCGGCGCATGGGCGCCGAGACGCTCGGCGCGGCGGTGGATGCGTTGCTCGACTACACCGAGCGGCGCGTGCGGGCGCGCCTCGCGCTTTTAGAAGGCGCCGAAGGGTCGGCCGCCGACGCGCTGGAAGGTGACGGCGTGGTGGACGCGCCCATCCCAGTGGTGGTGCAGGCACGCATTGCCGACAAGACGCTGCACCTCGATCTCACCGGCACCAGTGGCGCGGTGCGTGGGAACGTGAATGCGCCGCCCGCCGTAGCGCGGGCGGCGGCGGTGTTCGTGTTGCGCGTGCTCTGCGACGACGATGTGCCGGTCAACGACGGAGTCGCGCGCGCGTTGCAGATGATCATCCCCGACGATTGCGTGGCCAATGCCAAGCGGCCGAGTGCCGTGGCGGCGGGCAACGTGGAGCTGTCGAACCGCATCACCGACGTGGTGTTTGCCGCGTTGGCGCAGGCGGCCGCGCGGGCCGGCCACAGCGACCTCGTGATTCCAGCGGCCGGGCAGGGCACCATGAACAACGTCACGCTCGGTGCGCCCGGCTGGAGCTTTTACGAAACGCTCGGTGGCGGCCAGGGCGCGAGCGCGCGCGGGCCCGGCCCGGATGCGGTGCATGTGGGGATGAGCAACACGCGCAACACGCCGGTGGAAAGTTTGGAGCGAGCGTATCCGCTGCGCATCACCGAGTACAGTGTGCGTCGCGGCACCGGTGGCGTCGGTACGCATCGCGGCGGCGATGGCGTGGTGCGCCGCTATCAGGCGCTCGTGCCGTGCACGGCCACGCTGCTCACCGAACGGCGCACGATGGCGCCACCGGGGGCCAACGGTGGCGGTGACGGCGCGCCGGGGCGCAACCTGCTCAATGGGGCGCTGCTGCCCGCGAAGACGCGCCTGCCCATGGCGCCGGGGGATGTGCTGACGATCGAGACGCCGGGCGGCGGCGGGTGGGGCGCGGCGTAG
- a CDS encoding hydantoinase/oxoprolinase family protein: MSPRAQGRVAIGIDVGGTFTDLAALHEDGTISTSKVLSVPADRAQGVIQALEVSGIAPPAVAHIAHGTTVVTNLLLERRGARVVACATQGFTDVLELRRQERAGLYDLTQQHPAPLVPADRVVPVPERIVPEGVLQALTTDAAQAVVEAVLAMEPDTVAITLLHAYGAPEHERQLAAALRTAVAARGLETDVITSHEVLPEIREYERMATTVAEAYARPSVRRYLAGLSGRLAESGYPAPRVMTSAGGTLSGADAATHAAALALSGPAGGVTGADAIARALGIPRALTIDIGGTSADVGLIDDGEPLVERGGGVAGIPIALPRVLVEAVAAGGGSLAWLDDGGALRAGPESAGAAPGPAAYGRGGVQATVTDAHVVLGTIAAGSWSGGVTISRELAREAVARIAEPLGVSVERAAEAIIATADATMARALRRVSVERGIDPRGIPLIAFGGGGPLHACGLAERLGMRSVVVPPHAGVLSALGLALAPERREQLQSCVTTAEAMSDEALATLLTDTANALARGEPQFTPRWWLRARYVGQGYELDVPVTPGEKVSDIAARFVARHEVRAGFTLDRPVEFISARTTLSSDPWRVNLARPERGGELPLDEDDGRAMTRTITGNAVVRLPDATMRVAHGWTARALPIGGWMMELA, from the coding sequence ATGAGTCCGCGCGCGCAGGGGCGCGTCGCCATCGGGATCGACGTCGGCGGCACCTTCACCGACCTGGCGGCGCTGCACGAAGACGGCACCATCTCCACGTCCAAGGTGCTCAGTGTGCCCGCCGATCGGGCGCAGGGGGTCATTCAGGCGCTCGAAGTCTCGGGCATCGCCCCGCCCGCGGTGGCGCACATTGCCCATGGCACCACGGTGGTCACCAACCTGCTGCTCGAGCGGCGCGGCGCCCGCGTGGTCGCGTGCGCCACGCAGGGGTTCACCGACGTGCTGGAGCTTCGCCGGCAGGAGCGGGCCGGGCTGTACGATCTCACGCAGCAGCATCCGGCGCCGCTCGTGCCGGCCGATCGCGTGGTGCCGGTCCCCGAGCGCATCGTGCCCGAAGGGGTGCTGCAGGCGCTCACGACCGACGCCGCGCAGGCGGTGGTGGAGGCCGTGCTCGCGATGGAACCGGATACGGTGGCCATCACACTGCTGCATGCGTACGGCGCGCCGGAACATGAGCGGCAGCTCGCCGCCGCACTACGCACCGCCGTTGCCGCGCGTGGGCTCGAGACCGATGTGATCACCTCGCACGAGGTACTCCCCGAGATCCGTGAGTACGAGCGCATGGCGACCACGGTGGCCGAGGCGTATGCCCGCCCCAGTGTACGGCGCTATCTCGCGGGCCTGTCGGGGCGCCTCGCCGAGTCGGGCTATCCGGCGCCGCGCGTCATGACGTCGGCGGGCGGGACGCTTTCGGGTGCGGATGCCGCCACGCACGCCGCGGCGCTCGCGCTCTCCGGTCCCGCCGGGGGGGTGACCGGAGCAGACGCGATTGCCCGCGCGCTCGGCATTCCGCGGGCGCTCACCATCGACATCGGGGGCACCAGTGCCGACGTGGGGCTGATCGACGACGGCGAACCGCTCGTGGAGCGTGGCGGTGGCGTCGCCGGCATTCCCATCGCGCTGCCGCGTGTGCTGGTCGAGGCGGTGGCGGCGGGCGGTGGCAGTCTGGCGTGGCTCGACGATGGTGGCGCCCTGCGCGCTGGCCCGGAGAGCGCCGGCGCGGCACCCGGGCCCGCGGCCTACGGCCGCGGCGGCGTGCAGGCGACCGTGACCGATGCGCACGTCGTGCTCGGCACGATCGCCGCGGGATCGTGGAGTGGGGGAGTGACGATCAGTCGCGAGCTGGCCCGCGAGGCGGTGGCGCGCATCGCCGAGCCGCTTGGCGTGAGCGTGGAGCGCGCCGCCGAGGCGATCATCGCCACGGCCGACGCCACCATGGCGCGCGCGCTGCGACGCGTGAGCGTGGAGCGCGGTATTGATCCTCGCGGCATTCCGCTCATCGCCTTCGGCGGTGGTGGCCCGTTGCACGCCTGCGGGCTCGCGGAACGGCTGGGCATGCGTAGCGTCGTGGTCCCACCGCATGCCGGCGTGCTGAGTGCGCTGGGCCTCGCCCTGGCCCCCGAGCGCCGTGAGCAGTTGCAAAGCTGCGTAACCACGGCCGAGGCCATGAGCGATGAAGCGCTCGCCACGCTCCTCACCGATACCGCCAATGCGTTGGCGCGCGGCGAACCGCAGTTCACGCCACGCTGGTGGCTGCGCGCGCGCTATGTGGGGCAGGGCTATGAGCTGGATGTGCCGGTCACGCCAGGCGAGAAGGTTTCGGACATCGCGGCGCGATTTGTGGCCCGCCACGAGGTGCGCGCCGGCTTCACGCTCGACCGGCCGGTCGAGTTCATCAGCGCGCGCACCACGCTCAGTAGTGATCCGTGGCGTGTGAATCTGGCGCGCCCTGAACGCGGCGGCGAGCTTCCTCTGGATGAAGACGATGGTCGCGCCATGACGCGGACGATTACGGGCAACGCCGTGGTGCGTCTCCCGGATGCGACGATGCGTGTCGCCCACGGCTGGACGGCGCGTGCCTTGCCGATCGGTGGCTGGATGATGGAGCTCGCATGA